Below is a window of Desmonostoc muscorum LEGE 12446 DNA.
ACCGTGGATGAGCAGGATGGCTAAGAATAAACTGTATACACCCACGCTGAACAATGGATGGTTGAGAATCTGCAAGACTACTCCGGGTATAAGCTCACCTTTGCGCCGACTAGAAACCAATAATAAAACTGGGAAAATACCACCAACAAGAGAGTTGCCAAGTATACCGGCAAAGGCGAGGATATTGGTAAAGGATTGGACACCAGCTAGGAAAAGCCACTCTGTCAACAGAAAAACTAACAGTAACGGGCTGATGGATAAGAAGAAGCGACGTTGGTTGAGCAAGGTTGTCCAAAATTTTCTCGTCTGACTCTGATGCTCAAAAGCAAAATTTCCGGCATCAGCTTTCAAGCCTCCTTCATAAACTAAGAGCATGGGTGAAATGACTTGTAGACAAGCTCTATCGTGGTTAGCTGACTTGACCTCTAGAGCCAAGCGGGTATCCCACTTGCGTAAGTCGGGGAATTCATTGCATAGCTCTTTAATGTCCCAATGTTCAGCAATTGCAATTTCTACAGAGTCAACTTTGCCGCTTAACTGAATATCTACACGAAACTTAGATTTAGTGTTTTCTTGTCCCAAGTAGGTTAAACCAATATGGGGAATCTGGCTAGATTCTCCAGAGGGATGTAATATTAACATTCCTTGCTGGCGAGGTAAGCTTAATAGAGATTTCGGTCGGGGTGGCAACCACTCTTTAGCTAAGTTGACTAGGAGACTGGAACTACGTAGCCAAGCCATTCCCAAAAGTAGGGTGACTAAAACTGCACCCAAAACTGTGACGATGGAACCTACTTCTCGTGCTAGTGGTTCTAAAGCGGTGCCTGATTGTCCTGCTAGCAATTGGGGGGCGATCGCTCCATTGACTGCTAACACCCAAATGCAAAACAATATAGTCAAAAAAGCAGTTCCCGCGATGCTACCCCAAATCAAGGAGGTGGCGCTAGAGTCACGCGGAAGTATGAGTTTGCCACATTCGCCTACATACACATGGCCAAAGTAAAGCATCAGGCTGACACCGAAAATCCTCTGTAGTATCCCCGGCTGGAAATGACCATCAACAAAGGATAAGTTTACATATAATAAATTTTCTAGTTGAACATGACCCAATGCCAGCAGTGAAAGGATCAGCAGCAAACTTACGTTGACTACTGCCAAAAATACCATTAAGGCAACGGTGAAGTTCAAAGATTTACGCGATCGCAAATACAATCCTGCACCAAAGAGCAATGCTGCCCATAATGCTGCCGGTATGGGTGTAAAGCTGGCCATAGTGACCGACAAACCAATATAACAAGCTAATGCAATCAGAAAAACTCGGATACCAACTGCAATAGAAAGTATAAATGAACCTGCATTTCCTAAATAATTAGAGACTAATTGTTTGATAAAAGAATTCCCATAACGGAAGTCACCACTGCGCCCAACGGCTTCTGCCATACAAGCCATCGTCAGGATGTTGATAGTACCGATAATCAGCAAAAAGGCAATGGTAACTAATGGCCCAACATCAGCGACAGCAATGGGTAAGGCTAAAAACGCTTGGGGAAGACCTAACGCAACGGTGAGGATCGAGGCTAGCCAGAAGGGTGGCAGAGATTCCAAACTTTGGGCGATCGCTGCACTCATCCAGCGCCACTGTTCAATGAGTGGCAATTGGGATGCAAAAATAGTCAACAGTTGTTTTCTGTAAAAGCGGGAATAAGCCACCTGTACGGTTTTTTCATCCAAACCCAAAGCGGCGCGGATGTGAGGCACTGTTTTCTCAGTGAAAGTGTATTTCTGTCCCAAAGCATGGGCGATCGCAGCTTTCAGTTTGGGGTTTTCTGGTACTAGGGATGCCCACTGACTGGCGTAGCGTTCTAAGTGCTGAATAGTGGGGTGGAGTGGTGGGGCATTTCCTAAAGCAAAGGCTTCTAAGAAAGCTAAATCGCGCTCATTGGTGGCTTGCTCTGTTAAGGAAAATTCCACCAGCGATCGCGCCACTATTTGCGCCGTCCGACTCTCGATCAAAAACAGTAGCGTATTCGCTCGTCTCGCAGGTAAACCCGCCAGCACTTCCTCCCGTGATATCAGTTCGTCGTCGGATGACATGATTTATACCTCAGTATTTAGCGATCGCTCTTTCAAAGATTGGACTTTACTCTGCAATCTCTGGTAATACTCCGTCTCAGTTTCACTAATAGTTACTGGGGAGCAATGCGATTTTGTGAGATGACCCCACCTGGAGAGCGATCGCTAATAAACTCTTACGTATATATTTAGTATTTTATACAAAAGTTGCAGCAATATTGCTTAGAAGATACAACCTGCTACCAAAAACAAAGTTTCTGTACATTGTTGCTACTAGAAAAAAAGGTAAAATTTCCTTTCAGGAATAGTTTTGAAATAGGAAGTATCTACCTTTATGAAAAAAAATATATCTGCAAATTTAAATTTTGCCGATTCATTATCAGATTTTCAAAAGGATGTGACTAACCTTTTAGATTTGAAAAATATCGAGGAGTGGTCTGGAAAAATAGTTAAAGAAAGAGAAGAAAAAATTAGACAGGCTGCCTTAGTTTTAGCGGGTCAATGTATCGCCATATTATTGCATAAGCTTTCTCAATCAGAGTCGGCTCATCAAACAGCAATTAATCAAACCAAAGGATGGTGGCATACCGACACACAAAGACACGGTTATACGAAGAGGGAAATATTAACAGTAGGTAATGTTGTAGTAAATCTTAAATTACCATACGTTGTTCAAAAAAGAGAAAAGAAAGCGAAGAATAAATCTACTAATGTTGGATTCTGCCCCTTGCTAAAATGGTTAGGAATGTCAGAAGGCTTGACCCCATTAGTTTGGTCAGATATTACAAAATATGGTGCCATAGCTAGTTCTTTTGAAGCCGCACATACAATCCTGGGTGATTGGGGAATTAATATTAGTCTTAAACGAATTGAACGATTGACATATAAATTTGGTCAAATCAGCATTGATTTACGTCAAACTAAAATATCTAACTTGCAACAAGGTAAATTACCTGGTGGGAATATACTTAAAGACCAGAGAGTTGTGATTGCTGTAGATGGTGGCAGGAGTAGAATTAGGATTAATAAAAAAGGTAGAAAAAATCTCAAAACAAACAAGCACGGCTTTACAGGGGAATGGGTTGAGCCAAAATTATTAACAATTTATGTGGTTGATGAACAGGGTAAAAAAGTTAAAAATGGCGAAATAAACATTGTAAATGATGGCACTTATGAAGACTATAAAGGCTTTTTGCCAATTTTAGAAATGCATCTGATTAGTTTGGGAATTAGTCAAGCAAAACAAGTTTTATTAGTTGCTGACGGTGCTGAATGGATTTGGAAGCATATTCCCCCTCTTTTAAAGAAATTGAAATCTCCCGATGCGACTTATCAATTATTTGATTTTTACCATGTTACTGAACGGCTACAGAAATTTGCTGATGTAGCGTTTAGTGATGATAAGGAGCGGAATAATTGGTTTAAAAAAGCACGGAGAACTTTAAAAAAAAGTAATGCCATGACCATAATTAGGCAGATGGATGAATTTATATCTGAAGCTACGGGAGAGCGTTGTAAAACTATGGTCACACAGAGAAATTACCTTTTACGTGCCTATCGTGAAAGGCGTTTAAATTACGCTAAGATACTAGACCAAAAACTACCAATAGGTAGTGGAGCAATTGAGAGTTTAATTCGTCAAGTTGTCAACTTAAGAATCAAGGGTAACAGTAAATTTTGGTTGAAAGAAAATGCAGAAATTATCTTACATCTGCGTTGTCAATGGATGGCTGGAAGTTGGGATAATTTTTGTGGTTCTATCTTTAATTCTTTTATCAAACCCCAAGCTGCTTGATAAATTTTATACTTTAATCTTGCCTTTAATTTACTTTTTGACATAATTCATACTAAGTATGAAAGGCTGATTGCAGATATTTTTATAAAAAATCGTCAAATGACTTGCTATTAATCTTTTTGAGATATTTCATCAAGATGAATTTTTGTGCAAACCAGTATTTTATTTGCAAATAAAATCACCTTGTACCTAAATATAATTTTTAGCGATGGCTACGCCCGCCGCAGGCATCGCTTGTTTTTGACCAGACCTCACAAAATCGCATTGCTCCCTAGTTACTGTCTGTTCTCTCAGCTTTTGGATTTTCATTTGTAACTGCTGAAAGTGCTCATTTTCCGTAATTTCCGCAACGTGGTTAGCTCTTTTGGTTTCGTCAATTTCAATGCGAAGTTCTTGGACTTGCATTTTCAACTTTTGGTCTCGCATTCTGACTTGTTCAGCCATCTTCAAAAAAACACGCACCAATTGGCCGATATCATCTTGGCTATGAGTTGATTTCGCCAAATTCTGATGCAGTTCCAATACATGAGAATCAAAGTCATCATGTTCTAGTGCTTGAGCTGCTTCTGTGAGGGCATGAATCGGTCGAGAAATTCTTCTGGCTAAGAGTAGCGCCATTATCGCTGTGATACCGCCCACAACTACCACACTGCTACCGTGCAGCCAAATCAGACGGTTCAAGGGTGCAGCAAACTGTTCCTTGGGTTGGCTGATTCCTAACACCCAAGGTTGTTCTGCTAAAGGTGCAAAACCGACTATTCGGGGCATCTCTTGGGGTGGAAAGCGATAGGTTGCGTGACCTATTTGTTTGGCTTTCACCATCACTTTTAACTCTGCAATGTTTAAGCTCTGAATCTGCGCCAGTCCATAACGTCTATCGGCGGCAATCTGCTTTAAAATATCGGGGGGCAGAGGGATGAGGCCATGGTACAGCAGAGATTGATCGGTATGACTGATGATTACCCCCTGTTGGTCAATTAAAAATGCGTTGCTTTGGGAGCCTACTTGCAACGTATTGACCATCGCCCAAATATCTGCTCCCCTGATTTTGAGTACTAATACTCCGACGATTTCACCACTAGGCGATCGCACTGGGTGAGAGAGAAACATTCCTGGTCGTTTCGTCGTTTTACCCACCAGAATACTAGATATATAAGAGTTACCCTGGATGCTAGAGCGGAAATACTCACGGAAAGCGTAATTTTGACCAAGAAATGTGGGATCGGTCGCTGCAACAGCACGCCCCTGTTTATCCATGATAAAAATAGCATCAAAGTCTGGATTAGAGCGGAAGACATTTTCTAGGGCTTGTTGCATATCATTACGCAAGCCTGCTCGTTCTCCAGAGGAAGTAGCAGCGAGGAAATTTACCACATTGCGATCGCTACTAACTTGAACCACAATCCGCTGAATATCAATAATTAATTGGTCAAGGCGACTAGCAACACTAGTAGCTAATAGTTCTAACTTGCGGTATTCTCCAGCCTCTACACTATCTAAGCTTTGTCGCAGATTGTAATAGGAAATGAAGCTCATCGGTATCAGCGCCGCCGCAACCAATGCCGCCGAAATCTTAGCAGCGATCGGCCAAGCTGGAGGGTAAAAAAAGCGATGAAAATGCTTCATTTTAAAATCTAATACCTGTTGAGCTAAAATTTTTTTACATAACCGTATAAATAGGAAGCTTTAATCCCAAAATTTTTTACTGCTTCTCATCTTTAGCAGCTTAGAAAAGGTAACTAACTACTTCAATGCACAATCTTTGTATAAGACTCACATTTTTTTAGTTTTTACCAAAACACAATTCAGCAGTCAGAATTCAGAATGGATTCTGACCGAAAAAGCGGATAGCGCTCAATACAGTTCAGATAAGACCAAAACATTTGTAGAGACGCCGATTTATCGCATATCGAAAACCCAAAATTTCGTACCAGTAGCCTTTAACTGAACCGTATTGGGATAACGTTAGCGAGTCCGCTTACCCCTACGGGGAAGCCAGCTACACGTAGCGTCTCGTAGAGAGCATCATTTTGAATTTTTAATTGTTAATAATTCTGCCTTTCTCCAAGCTTGGGGAGTAGTCTTGTGATACTGGCGAAACTGGCGGAAAAAATGGCCTTCGTGCTGATAACCTACTGTTTCAGCAATCTGATTCACGCACAAATTACTTTCAAGTAATAAGGTACGTGCTGCTACCATCCGACGTTCCACAATCCAATGATTCACTGTTTGTCCCGTATGACGGCGTACTAAATCGGTTAAGTAAGCAGGACAGTAACCAACAGCAATAGCCACATCTTGCAAGCTAATTGGTTGATGATAATTTGCTTCAATGTACTCAAAGACTTGGCTCAGATGAGAGTCAGAAGGAAATATCGATTGCGAATTTACCGATTTTGGAGTTTCAGATAAAGGTGAAACTAGAGTTTGTGGGAAATGTGCAGCATAATACTCTTTCATTGCTGCTTGTTTTTGCAGTCGAGTTGCGATCGCTCCCAATAATTCCTCTACCGTCGAGGGTTTAGTAAGATAGTCATCAGCTCCCAAATCCATCCCTTGACGAAGTTCAGCCTTCGTAGCTTTAGCAGTCAGAAAAATAAAGGGGATCATAGCTGTAGTAGGATCTTGGCGCAGAGTGGATAGAACACCGTAACCATCAAGTTCTGGCATCATAATGTCACAAAGCACCAAATCTGGTAAGTTTTCTAGCGCCTTCTGCACACCGATAACACCATTTTTTGCACCGATGGCTTCAAAACCTTCTGCCTCTAAGCTATCTAGAAAGATATCTCTGGTTTCTGCCTCATCTTCAATCACCAAAACTTTTGTCATAATTGGCTCTGATGTTCACTGATGAATTATTAGTCAATCAAAATGATCCAAATTATGCAAAAAAAATACATTTTAATTAGACCGCGTGTAAAGTTTACAAACTTTAGCGATCGCTGCTAGCAAACCCTCGACTGTACAAGGCTTAGTAACATAGGCATTTGCTCCTAGATCCATACCATAGGATCGTTCCACATCAGTAGTCCTACCCGTCAAAAAAATTAACGGAATCTTGGCTGTCAAAAAGTTCTGACGCAGCGTAGTCAGAACACCGTAACCATCAAGTTCTGGCATTATAATGTCGCAAATCACTAAGTCAGGCAAGTACTCTTGTGCTTTATTGACACCAACACGACCATTTTCTGCACAAATGGTATCAAAACCTTCTGTTTGCAAACTTTCTACTAATATGTCTCGCGTTTGCGCCTCATCTTCAATTACTAAGATTTTTTTCATCATTTAGCAGTCCATCGGTCTTTTTACATTAGCGGATGCCAAACTCAATGACAATGCTTTTTCTTTAAACGAGACTAGCGCTTTTTTAGCTTCCTTAGCAGAAGTCTCGTACTGTAGTCATTACTCTTTTCAGTTTTTTACTCTCTCACAAATGATTTGGCATTGCTATAGTGGTTGTTTTAAGAGTAATGTAACTGTAAAAATAGTACCTTTCCCAACTTGACTCACCACGTCAATTTGACTATGATGCAAGTCTACAAGCTTTTTGACAATTGCCAGCCCTAATCCATTACCTGGTACGTCACCTACATTCCCACCTCGATAAAATGGCTTAAACAACTGTTGTTGATCTTCTAGCGAAATGCCAATTCCCTTATCCTTAATTTGAAAAATGACTTTTTCATCTTGATAAGACAATATCAAATCAACCTTACTACTTGTTGGAGAATATTTAACAGCATTTGAAAGTAAATTCATTAGAACTGGTTGTAGCAACTTTTTATCTACCCAAACTGGTTTACAATTACCTTTGCTAACGAAGTTAACTGCACTTAGGCTATTTGTTTGTAGGTTTATTTCTGCCAATATCTCACGGCAGAATAAGTTTAAATCAAGCGGTTTTAGCTCACACTGTAGCTTTCCGGCTTCCGCACTGCCAATCAGGAGAACTTCATCCATTAAGTGACTAATCTGTTCAGTTGCTGTTTGAAGACGCTGCAAATACTGGAGTTTTTTCTCATCACTCCAGTGGTGACTATGACGTTTCAATAAACTAGTGGAATACGAAATTACATTCAGGGGACTGCGGAATTCATGAGAAACCATAGAGACAAACTGCGCTCTACCTTCAGCAAGTTGTTTTTCTTGTTCTAGAATTCGGCGATTTTCTGATTCTGCTTGTTGACGTTCAGTGATGTCTCGAAAACTCCATACTATCCCAATAATTTCTTCACTGAGCCGTAGAGGCTTACTACATCGCTCGAAAAACCTGCCATCTTTCAATTCCAGAATATCATAGCTTTCAAAATCCTTTTGGCTATTGAGTTTTTGGATATCTCTGCACAATATTTCTGGATTGTTAATTTGGTTTATGTAAAAAGTTATATATTGCTGATAGTTACATGAACTAATAATAGAATTTGGAACCTGCCACATTTGAGCAAACTTTCCATTAGAGCTAATAATATCTCCGTCACATCCAATAGCAATAACACCGCAATCGATAGATTCTAGAGTTGCTTGAAGTAAGGAAAGGGAATTCTCTAGTTTTGCTTTTACCCACTTGCATTCAGCCCTTTCATGAGATAATATCTGATTAACGTATTTTATTTCGGTTAAAAGCTCCTGTACCCTGTACTCTAGTACCTGATTAGCTTTAGATAAGACGAATGAAACATGCTTGCGTTTACTGATATCTCGGATCAAGATACAACCATACTCTCTGCTTTCATATTCCATATAGCTAGCAGTGATTTCCACTGTTAAGCGCTGGTTTTCTTGAGTCTGATGTATAGATTCAAAGTATAAGGAACCCTGTTGTTTAATAGTTTTCCAGCAGTTGGGCCATACTTCTAGTGAAAAGTCTAGTATTACATCATGTATGGTCATAGAAAGTAATTCGTCGTAGGAATCACCTACAAAATTACAAGCTGCGTGATTGACATATATAATCCGTGCATCTGAACTGATCCAGAAAACTGGATCTGTTAAACGTTCCATTAAAAACTTGCTAAATTGCAACTCTTCTTCTAATTGCAATGTGTCGGCTTGAGAATTGTGTAGCTCAGAAAACTTGTTTGTGAAAATCATAAGTTTCAATGCTAATCATTTATAATTAACCGAATTTATTTGATGACACAAAAAACTTCTTGGCACTCTACCTACTCAATGTATTCCTTAATTCAGTTGATGTAATAGAGAGTATTTTCCAAAACTTAGAAATACTCAAAATATAGAATTTGGAGGTTTAAAAGTGCGAACAATTCATCATGAAAACATTAATTTTCGTTGACTATAGATTTAAGTTTTGAAAAAACTAACTTGTTTTTTGATAATCTTTAGCTGTTTTATGGTAATTAAGATAAAATCTGTTAAACCTATATATTTAGTAACAAGATACAACAAACTACCGCCAATTAATCATAGGCTTTGGGACACTCAAATTTAGTTGCTTCAAATCAGAAAATAATCATATCGCTCTGCCAAGTTCGTTCGACAGAACAATACTTTTTTCAATACACTAAAAATTTGTTTGACTTGGGCTTTCTAGAAAATTCAATTCTAACCATACAGCTATTCGATTGTTAACGCAATACTATTACAGTAATATTACACTTTGCAAACAATATCAGGACTTACGCAACTGTCACAAGCAATGGCGCGGCGTAGCCACGCCGCGCGCGAAGCAACTACACGATAAACATAGGAACAGCCGGACGTTTTAGTTGCTGAACTAAATAATTTGATAACAATCCATGCTTAATTTGGTAGATTGTTTGACCTAACTTTTCCCGTTAAGTCTCTCTTGCAAGCTGCCAACCCTCACACAGGTCGTGCAATTTTAACCAACCTCGCCACAGTACCTGGATACCAATAGGAGTTTTATGTCGATGTTCAAGATAACCACCTAAACGAGCGATCGCTTCCACAGCCCAATTAACTGTCAATAACTTAGGTGGTTTGGGGGATTTAGCTTTCAAAATCCGAAGTTGAAGAGGATTAAGAATCTCAATAGCGGGGGCTTGATGCTGAGTGCGGTGTAGATAAGTTAACTGCAAAAGCTCAACAGCAATCACACTCAAGAAACCAATTAAAGCTTTCATACCGTCAGCAGCAAGTCTGTATCGTTCCACTTGACATCCTGACTTGAGAATTTTGTGATATTCTTCCACATGCCAACGATAAGAATAGCAACGTAAAATCGTAGCAGCCATCTGGATATCTTGTAACTGATTCTATCCTTTGTGTTCCAGTTGACCCACCAGAAATCCTCCAATTAGATCCTTATCCCTTACTGTTTCATGCAAGGGACAATGCCTTGGAGACTTGCGACGACAATGAAGACAACCGCCGCAAGGGATGGCAACGCATTTCATTGTTTGCACTTTACTTCCGTCCAAGTGCGCTGGAACTTACTCCAATCGGACAGATGTTTCGTGATGCTCTCAAAGCACCACAGCGAACCCTAAAAACGTACTTTGGTTTATTTCCTTTCCGCTGGCGAGAAACTTGGAAGCAGGCATTCGATGCTCTACAAGGTCAGGGGCGGCCATTTGTCGCACCGATTCTGCAAATCCTTATTTTTCCACAAGCACCAAGACAAGTCCTCAACTGGGCTGATACAGTTGCAAGTTGGGATTTTCAGCAGATTATCCCCTGTCACTTTGACTCGCTAATTTTTACAAATCCGCGTCAATTTCGGCAAGCTTTTGCTTTTCTTGAAAAAAATCCCTCTGTAAGTAATGACTTTTCTTCTAGCAAAAGCCAGCCTCTATTGGAGGAAGACTTAAGATTTATTAAGCAACTGGAAGCGAGTCTAGTTAAGCGCGGTATCGCAACTCCAGCTAAAGAGAAGGTCTAATCAATACCCTAGCTGTAGAAACACACAGTTGTGCATTAGTACCAACTTATAAGTACTCAGACAAAAGACAAGTTTGGTCAGATGATGGCATATTCTTATTGGATAAAATTATACCTTTATTTCAAAATCTCTCCTAATCTGGCTTTTAGCCTATTTTAAGACAATCGATCTCAAAAGAATTGACTTTTCTGTTGGTATTCCTGATGGTGAGCCTTACACAGAACGCATACCTGGGGCAGTGGCTCCTTTGGGTTAACAATGGATCGCGGGTGTAGGTCTGTGGTGTGCGATTGGCTAGTGGTAGTTAACTGAAATCACACTTTCGACCAAGTTAATTTTGAGTCTAAACCAGAATCGGTAAGGTAATCACAAATTCTGTTCCAACGCCTGGGGTAGAATTCACATCCAAAGTTCCACCATGTTTTTCTACAACAATAGATTGAGCGATCGCTAATCCTAATCCTGTTCCTTTACCAACACCTTTGGTAGTAAACAAGTCGTCAAATACTTTTTGTTTAATTGATTCACTCATCCCTTGACCATTATCAGCAATCTTCACTTCAACCTGTTTGTTTTTCAATGAGGTGGTAATCATTATCTGATTAGGATTGGCTTTAATCTCCCTAAAACTCCGGTCTGTATTTGATTCATCCAAGGCATCAATAGCATTCGCTAGTATGTTCATAAATACCTGATTTAATTGCCCTGGAAAGCATTCTACTTCAGGTAATTTCCCGTAGTTTGTGATAACTTCAATCTTCGGACGTTGCTCATTTGCTTTCAGACGATGTTTGAGAATTAGAATGGTACTATCAATGCCTTGGTGGATATTGAAAGGTATTTTGTAGTCTTGATCGGCACGGGTGAAAGTGCGGAGACTGGTACTGATATCTTTGAGTCTGTCACAGGCTATCGTTATTGAATCAATCATTTCTGGTAAATCTGATAAGCTATATTCCAAGTCAATTTCTTCGGCATGGATGAGAATTTCATCTCCCGGAGCGGGAAACTTTTTCTGATAAAGCTTTAAGTGGTCAACAATATCAGCAAAGCTAGGTTTAGCTTGTTTTACACTGGCAGCAATAAAGCCCAAAGGATTATTCATTTCGTGAGCTACTCCAGCAACCAATTGACCAATAGAGGACATTTTTTCGCTTTGGAGCAAATGAGCTTGGGTGCTTTGAAGTTCTTTAAGAGTGCGCTCTAAATCTTCCGCTTTTTGCACCAAAGTTTCTTCCGCAGCTTTGAGTTGGCTGATATCCCTTGCGATCGTCGAGAAATATTCAACTTCCCCCTCAGGTGATTTGTGAGCAATAATCAGTTGGGATATGGGAATTTCTCGTCCATCAGCTTTTAAAACAGCAGTTTCCCCAACCCAATCACCGACTCTAACTGATTCTGGTAATCCTTGATTCTGGATAATCTCATTTGCCCATTTCGGATGATTTTGGGACAAATTTCTCTTATGAAGCGATTCTTCTTCCCCTAGCTCCAACATTCTACGAGCTGCTTTATTAAAGTAAAGAACCTGCCCAGTTAAGTCAGCAGTGCTGATAAAGTCTGGTGCTGCTTCTAGAATTGCTAACAACTTCGCCTGTTCTTTCTGAGCTTGTTTATGCTCACTAATATCACGAGATACGCCAACAGTCATTATCACTTGACCTAGTTCGTTACGGATCGCAGATTTGATTGTATGGAATAAGCGTACTTCGCCATCGTACCGATTTACTGGCTCTTGGGGAATTTCTAGTGTCTGTCCACTTTCAAATACGTAAGCATCATCTTTGATATATTGCAGGGTATGATCTGGTTCGCTGAAAGGTGCATCAATCATATTTTGAAGCTGTGACTCACTCATCCCGTAATAATCACGAAACGCCTTATTTGCCCAAATAATTCGAGATTTAGCACCTTTAACCAGTACCATATCTGTAATTGCATCAAGAATTTGCTGATAGGTCTTTTCGTTTTCGTGCAGAGTGCTTTCAAAAGACTTTACTTTTGTAATATCCTGTACTGTTGAGACAATACTAATTACCTTGCCATCCACATTAGTTATCGGAGTGTGACACCAATCACAAATAATCACTATTCCATGTTTTGTCAGGTTCTTACTGAGATTATTACCTTCCACTTTCTCTTTAATTAATAACTCCATTATTTTGATGGCTTGTACTCTCTCAATTTCTGGCACAATTATTTCTGATAGCTGACAACCAAGTACTTCGCTTTTGCTGTATCCAAATAGTTGTTCAGCAGCCAGATTCCATTCTATTACTTGAAACGCTGTATCCCACTCAATTAAAGGCAAAGGATTTCGTTCTATAAGTAATAAAAGTTTATCTTGCAACTGTTTCAAATCTGGCTCTGCTAATTGATTTTCAATCTCCTGACCATTTCTACTGACTTCATCAACTTTTAGCACTTGGTTGACAGAAAAATTGTTACCGGATTGAATGCCCTGCTGTTGAAAGTTCATCCTGTCTAACTGACTAATAGATTTGCTTGCTACTTAAATCTAGGATTCCCTATTCTTTAGATAATGTAACATTCCTGTTTCTAATAATATTCATCTGTTGGAAATCGTAGTAAAAAGAGAACAATTATAAAATCCCTAATAATCTGATACTACAATTCTCCAAGTCAATTGACTCAAATAGGTTTTGTCTTCCTGTAACTTTATCCTTTAAGGTATATGTATTGAGGCTGTGGCGAGATATACAAGACACTTTTGCGATGAGCGTAACCTCGCAACCGGGTCAGATCCAGGTGATCCCCCAAAATTAAGTTTACGCAGCTGATGAACGGCTGGTTTCGGCGCAATATGATGGCTGTACTCGTACTT
It encodes the following:
- a CDS encoding PAS domain-containing sensor histidine kinase, with the translated sequence MNFQQQGIQSGNNFSVNQVLKVDEVSRNGQEIENQLAEPDLKQLQDKLLLLIERNPLPLIEWDTAFQVIEWNLAAEQLFGYSKSEVLGCQLSEIIVPEIERVQAIKIMELLIKEKVEGNNLSKNLTKHGIVIICDWCHTPITNVDGKVISIVSTVQDITKVKSFESTLHENEKTYQQILDAITDMVLVKGAKSRIIWANKAFRDYYGMSESQLQNMIDAPFSEPDHTLQYIKDDAYVFESGQTLEIPQEPVNRYDGEVRLFHTIKSAIRNELGQVIMTVGVSRDISEHKQAQKEQAKLLAILEAAPDFISTADLTGQVLYFNKAARRMLELGEEESLHKRNLSQNHPKWANEIIQNQGLPESVRVGDWVGETAVLKADGREIPISQLIIAHKSPEGEVEYFSTIARDISQLKAAEETLVQKAEDLERTLKELQSTQAHLLQSEKMSSIGQLVAGVAHEMNNPLGFIAASVKQAKPSFADIVDHLKLYQKKFPAPGDEILIHAEEIDLEYSLSDLPEMIDSITIACDRLKDISTSLRTFTRADQDYKIPFNIHQGIDSTILILKHRLKANEQRPKIEVITNYGKLPEVECFPGQLNQVFMNILANAIDALDESNTDRSFREIKANPNQIMITTSLKNKQVEVKIADNGQGMSESIKQKVFDDLFTTKGVGKGTGLGLAIAQSIVVEKHGGTLDVNSTPGVGTEFVITLPILV